Below is a genomic region from Schistocerca americana isolate TAMUIC-IGC-003095 chromosome 1, iqSchAmer2.1, whole genome shotgun sequence.
CCAtgccagcactatacagcccttaTTCCTCCATCgcatccagtctttttacttcttttcttctctgccacaccccccctccccacctcttcccTTCCCATTGTCTAACCTTACGACTGAACATAGCTGCCCcatcctctctccacctcatccccgtgcactcccctgcagcactgcactgtccaccacctctaccctactattcctccccctccccacccccagcccactccttacccccatccagtccacattcccatcatgcactggatcTGCTGCTCACactgtggctacagttgcctgagactgcagttagttgtgtgtgtgtgtgtgtgtgtgtgtgtgtgtgtgtgtgtgtgtgtgtgtcacatctatttttgacgaaggccttgcaggccgaaagctttatttgtgacagtctttttgatgTTGcagattcagcatctccgctatatggtgagtggcaacttttcttttcataatattgttacataattGAAACTGGAAGGTTATGGATGTAAAGTCCCTTCCTCTCACCCCCCCTCCTTATCCTTCCCAACCACCCACTTGCTACAGTCCTGGTGCTAAGCGTCTGGGAATAAACAACTAATTCCGTTGGTGGAGTGTGGATGCAGGAGCTCCACACAGccttattaaaagtaaaatcatttAATGAAATGATTACAGGAAACCATGGAACAATGAAGCATTATTAATGGAGCGCAAGTAGATCTCATTTACTATGGCCAAACACTGCACTCTTTTACCCAGTAAAAGAGGTAAACAGAGGAAAACATAATGGCTAGAAGAAGCTTAAAATCAGAGAAAAACAGTTACCAACAAGAAGTAAAGAAGGTAAGATCTGTAGCTGCAAAGCCATATgtgggactctctctctctctctctctctctctctctctctctctctctctatcagcaCTTACATGTAGTCATAATGAAGGGTTTGCAGCCGACAGGACTAGCGACTAGCAAGTCTGTACACCTTTGATCTAAAGTGTTTATTCACTTACAACATATTAATGTTTGTTATTAGTATGTACCATTGTAATTACTAAGTTCATATTTACAGAGGATTCTTTCATAACAATGTATCTTATCAAAATTATGAGTGATGAGCTGATAAGTGATAGGAACATTTTGATAGCTCTTTCTTTCCATGATATTCAAGTATTTagcaacaaaaaaaagaaaacaggcaGTTGCTAATGAATATATACACTCTTAAATCAGTAAAAGGTTTATTAATAAGAGGCTGAAGTATGTATCTTGCATGACAGCTAATACAATAACACAAAATTTTCAGAGCAGACTGTTGAATAAACCCCACTGTCATGGAAAATTGTGTGTAGAAAACATAAAGATCATTCATACTACCATTTCACATTACTCTGACAATCTTCCTGCTTCTGTATCTAAGCAGTGTCATAAGGTTTAACAACTGGTCTCCTGCTACTAATTTATCAGTCATCCACATAACAACCCATACTACCCTTCCTCCTGGCTTCACTGCTTGTCTTCTTTCATCATTTCTATATTTCTCATTTACATTATGATTTTTTAGTCCACCCCTATAGCTATGTCAACAGCATGTCTGTCTGCGCAGAGCACCCAGGTTCAATTCCCTGTACTGTGAGGGATTTCTTTTGGTGGGAAAACTGTAACAGGGACCACTCAGACTCATGACGAGGAGCTACTTCAATGAGAAGTGGTGGCACCAACATTTGGGGAACTGACAACAGAGGGGagcgtggtgtgctgaccacatgtcccaccATCAGCATCTGAATTTTACCATTagagaggatgacatggtggccagtCAGTACTGAATGGCCTTGATGGGCTACAGCTGGTAGCTGGTatttagattttttatttctttctttaataCTTATTTCCACTTCTCCAGTCATACTTGTCTCTGTCCTACTTTTACAGTTCTTCATTCTCCACCTGTCCCATGTGTCTACCAGTATTCAGAaacttcattttctgcattaacATCTAGTAACTAATTTATTACTGCTCACTAATTTATTACTGTCTTGTCTCTGTCCTACTTTTGCAGTTCCTGATTCTCCACCTGTCCCATGTGTCTTTCAGTATTCAGAcacttcattttctgcattaacGTACAAGGTTATCATAAATaactgaagcaatttcataaattcactgtagcttcattaACTGACATATCATGATAAAATCAACACACATAAagtaaaactcaaaaagttttgaaTTGCTACAAGCCTTGACACTTCAGATTTCTGGTATGAGAGCACAGCAGTGAGCAGTTAGGCAAGATGAAGACACATGGCAAGAAAgcatatgttgtgcttgaaatggaTTCACATCAGTTTGTCATAACAGTGCAGTGACACTTCAGAAcagagttcaacaaagatccagcaACCCCatctccattcggtgatggtatgcacagttttaCGCATCAGGATGGCTCTGCAATGGGAAATCAATGGATCAGCCTGCAGTGTATGAAGAAACAGTTGACCGTGTGTGAAAAGACAATTACAAGACATGTGTATCtgggcatgctggaaaattggctcatgccataaTTGGAGACTTCATCTACCAACAGGATAGTGCTCCATCCCACTTCCATCATGGTAAATGATATTTAGGAATTCTTAAACAGGAAACTGAGAAACAAATGGACCATTCATGCCACCATTGATGATCATCAATTCAAGTCACAGGCTCCACACTCACCCAACCTAACGCtctctgattttatttatttatttttttattttttgtgagcaGTTACGTGGAAGATTGAGTGTTACACCTTCTCTACCAACAAACCTTCCAGAACTGCGAGTTAGCATCAACAGTGCTTCTGAACATATTGACAGGGCCATGCTGGGCCAAATGTGGGAAGAACTTGCTAATCAACTTGGTATCTGCAGAATCAGTAGGGGGGTACATATGGAGCACTTGAAAAACTTTCTGTGTGTTCAAAGCCCTGCGACAATGTCAGATAATATAGATGCAGAAAATTTGTAAAACtgcttcaatcatttttaataaccTTGTAACACGTTGATCAATTCTTCTTAGAATACACACTTTCATGATTTTAAAGCAAACATATCCACGACGCACATATGTTGTGATGTGACAGACCTGATGTGTGTATGGAAGTTGAGTTTGGCTGGTCATAGGCTTGTTCTGCCCAGGGCACTGGCTAGGCCGAATATGTGCTTATGCTGGTGAATATTTTTGTGTGGTGGTAGGGTACATCTGTACTGCAAGCAGGTGCTACGCCTCAGAGCAGATAAACAGTTAGACACGAGAAGTGACATAATGGAAAATCTGATAGACACTAATTGTTGATGGTGGATAATGGTTGCCATCCTGAACACATGCAGTATGGCTAGATTATGATGAAGGATATTACAGAGGAATGTATTAAATGTAGGTCCCAATATCCTACATAATTATCGAATATACCTGCATAtagtaaatgaagaaatgaaattatTAGTAATAATGACTCCTCAATACAACTAGACTGAAAGATATTCACAATGAAAGGTAGGAAAGCATGCTAGCACTTGTAAAACTAATAGCATAAGTAATGCTTACCATATTTCAACAGTCAAAGTATCACTGGATAGCTAATGGGAAAAGTTAGCAGTTCAGTCTATCAGAAGTGCAGTACATTATATCAAACTGGTGCAAAAGCATAAAGTATTATAATTACTAAATTAACTAGTTAGTAATGAAGTATCGTGAAAAAACAGACTGGCAGCCAACGGCACGTCAATCTAGAAGTACTACAGTGTCATAATACACtttcagaagatatacttcagtgacatttatttataaacattgataaataaaaagGTAAAAATCAAATATGTAAATTACAAGAGAAAGGTGAGAGATATCACCAATTGGAGTACTTGAGTGTTAATAGGAGACAATTTTTTGTAGGAAATGCACTATACATACGTACATATTAAATGATTTACTTCTGTTTATTTGATACGATAAATTTGCACAGTTCCAAATAACTTTAAAAACAGTCATTCTCTTGCAAGGTAAAATCTGTCTACTagtattgtttttcttgttttgatagCAAGCATGCAATAGTGCTTATCATTTTATGTAAGATACTCGATTTAAATAATTTGTATTGTACTGGCAATCACATTCTGAAGCTGATTTGTGACATCAGAACCGAAACCAAGGAGATGCGGTAGCTTACAAGCAGAAAACTACAAGAGATGAGGACAGTTGGTTTTGGAAAGCTGCAGAGGGAGGCTTGGGGAGGCAGCCGGTTTGATTTTGCATAATTCTTAGCATCAGTTCAGTGTCATAAAGTGGTTTGGGCATCGATTCACCCATATTTGCTAATACTGTCAGTACTCTAACGTTCCTTGATACCTGTAAATTTTAATGTGGTAGCCTCACGTGAGGCTCAGAGAAAATTCCAAGTTATGATGAGGAGTGAATAGCACTTATAAAAAGTAATGTTAGCTTGATTACAGACTCAGACTCTTGAACTTTGCAGGAATTTTGATACATTAATGGTGCAGTTTTATTACCTGAACTTTAATATTCAGCAAAATTGATTGGTGGCATTTCATCAAGCACCTGCTTGTATCAAGTTCATGATCCCTGATTTTGAATGATCACTCTGATTCATGTTTAGTACAAtaaattcagtttatatatttatgCTGATCCAAGTGCCACCTAAATCATTTGAGGTGGTCCACATAGATCTGAACTTTATAAATTTTTTTGGGAACAGGTAACTCTGACATGTGCAGGTATCCCTAGACAATGCAGACGAATTGATCCACACATTCATCTCTTCCACCAGCTTACAGTAAAGAGGTAATTTAGACAGATTTATTCATTCTGTATTTATGACTCTCATCTCCCATTACAGTTTGTGAAGTTGTACACTAGTCTGTAGTGCTGGCCCAGATGTTTTGAGAAAATCtccacaactttcttgcacttattacatctacactccgcatatcactgtgaagtgcaggcagatggtacatcccattgtaccgctAATAGTTTTTTTTTATGCTGTAATTAGTCAATTTTGTCTttgtgatccctatgtgagtgatatgttggGGATTGTAATATATTCCCAAATTCAACACTTAAAGTTGGTAGTTGGTTGTAAAAGTTTTATAATGACATTTTCACAGGATAGATTGAGTCTTTATTCAAGCTTCTGTCAGCTCGGTCTTTTCTGCACCTTCGTAAACACTCCCATggttcaaacaaacctatgaccattcatgctgcccatcTTTGTATTCATTCagcatcccctgttagtcccagTTGCTGCTGGTTCCATACACTTGAGCAGGATGTTTTGCACGAGTGTTTTCTATGCATCTCCCTTGCAGGTTGATTGCATTTTcctggtattctaccaataaaccacattctgccacctgctttatgtACTATAATATATGCCTTATGAAATATTAGGAAATTTGCTTTACTCTGGTATGTAACAATTCAGAGAAGTCACACCCGTAGAGTATGACTCCTTGCCAATACTGATATGACTCACTGGTCACTAAAGGGTATTACAAAAAAGTAATGATGGCCATTGTAAAACTCCACTCATTTGTAGTTATTGAGGAGTACATTGAACTTAGGAAAAGGTATCTGTACAGTTTATTGTAATAAAGTGTTTGATTATTGAAATGCAAAATAGTGTACATCTCACTACATCCCTTTCAATTCAGAGAATATTAACAAATGATTTAATTTGAGGTCACTGACAAGATTTCAAAAACAGTTTCAGAGTTAATGCTTTATATTCGATTCGGACCTTATCTGGAAAGCAGTTACATGAGACAAGAATACAAAACTTATATTAATTACAGTAAACAAAGAACCTGCTGCCTTATCCATTTATTTTGAAGGTCATTTTTATTGTAGTCATATTCTAAAGTATTAAATTCCTAATTAGTCATGCACCACCAGATAGGGTAAtcaataacaataaaatgaaaaaatgagaatttttaaataatttgattATGCTGCAATTGAGCCTAtgtatcgttccatttcatatctgtgCAAATGCTTaatccaagtatttgtatgaactaactgactacattttttcatttcatgaagttcacaattttacatttctacatatttaaagcaagctgccagtctttacaccactttgaaatcttatcaagatctgagtgaacatttgtgcagcttcttttagacagtatttcattatacaTAACACCATCACCTAAAAAAAGTCTCAGgttacaattaatattgtctgtaagatcattaatatacaacatgaacagcaacagtCCCAAAACAATTCCCTCAAACACACCCAAACTTAGCTCTACATCTatcagtgactctccatccaagataacttactGTGTCTTCCTGCTACCATCCAATATCATTgatattgatttgttgtagaatataagaacatattctgagctcaaacataatggggtatcttgaacagaatgacttcctcaatgccaacagcatggttttcaaaaacactGATCATATGAAAtctaactcacacttttctcacttgacatactgaaagattttgatcaaggcaaccaggtagatgcagtatttcttgatttccacaaAGTGTATGACTCGGTactgcacctacacttattgtcaaaagtacgatcatatggcgtatcaaatgaaatttgtgactggattgaggacttctttgtagggaggacacagcatgttatcatggatggagagtcatcgtcagatgtagaagtagcttcaggagtgccccagggaagtgtgttgaggcccttgttgttcatgttgtatattaatggctttgcagacaatattaatagtaaaatcagactttgtgcagattatgcagttatctatgatgaagtactatctaagagaagctgcataaatattcagtcagattttgataagatttcaacatagtGCAGAAATTGGTAACTTgccctaaatgttcagaaatgtaaaattgtgcacttcacaaaatgaaagaacATAGTATCTaataactataatatcaatgacctatcccagaatattgctcaagtgtgtgggacccacaccagataggactaacaaagAATATTGAAcatttacagagaagggcagcacgaatggccaaaggtttgtttaatccatgggagaatatcacagagatactgaaggaactgaaacggCAGAATTTTGAAGATAGACATAGCCTATCCTGAGAGAGTATTAACAAAGATTCAAGAACTAGCCTTGAATGAAGTGATGAGTCATAACACTTTTATGTTACCACACTCCTGATAAACCTAATATTTCCCATATGATTTTTCTTAATTCCACTTATTCTATACTAacttatctttgaatcataaagTTCTGCAGTTTATTGTTTCCAAACAAAAAGTAAGATAAGCAGCTAGGTCTCCAAGATCTATTGTCTCTTCAGCAAAGTGCAGGCCCATGAGAAACTGGATATTTTTTGTGGCCTCAAGCTATTCCCCAATGCTCTGTCACTCACTCTCAATATTCTAACACAAGGGTCAGAATATAGACATTGTAAGAACTTGCATGTGGCACCATGACCTCCAGCAACACTAGTTGGCATGTACATACCTTTTAAATACAAGGTCTCACCATGACTAATGAAGATCCACTTGATGCACACAATTTTAATGGGCTCATGACATGCCTTATAAATATGACATGCCTTTTATATAAATTTCCTTGTTCTGACAAAATACTTTAAATCAGTTCACAGCTCAAAAATAGTTGTGTGTAAGACAATTAAAGGAGAACTGTAGTAAGAATGGTATTAACATGGCACCAATAAAATAAACCATTTTTGGGAGGTACTGTTAACCTCTTTGAGGACATCTATATCAAAACTATTATTAGTGACTATGAGGCAGCTGTAGCaataataattactaaagaacacatggtAACTAAAACAAGCACATATATTGATTAATACCGCATATAACAAATGTTTCTTGAGTGAATAATCTCTGTGTACCAGGCAAATATTATATTAATGTGAGGTTTGAAAGATGCTACAtgcttaaaaaataaatgaaagtctatCTTTTTAAGCATACTCTTAATACAGCATTAAGATTtactatgccctggaatggtcaaTACATGAACGATTTCTTACAAAACAATGGTAGGCAATAAACAGGAGTGAACTAACAGAATACTTTGTGGGTTTTTACGTTATGGGCATAGTCTCACCTCCAAGACAACTTTATGCATTCTGTCAACATCACACAGATACTCCTGCACATTCTCATCATTGTAATACAAATGCAAAACGGCTGAGACACCATGACACGCTTGTGCAACAAGTGCTCCAGCATTCCATTTGGAAGACTTTGCTAGGTCCCCCCGCATTATTATATACTGCACCAAATTCTTGCTCATTTCCTCCTGACTACTGCTGTTCAAAACCTGAAATGTGTTCATCAGAAATGAATAAGTAATGAATTTgattactaaaaattaaaaaaaagttacagaagaacaaacaatcTTACATATTGTTTATTAAAAGATGTTTATGTATTCAGATACATAATATAGCTCTATATATGAAAGATTGTGGAGAGGGAAATAAAAACACCTCTCTTCAATAGTACAAGTAAATCGAAGTTGCTAACACCTGGAAATGATTTAGTGTCTCTTACACATATTTTTCTCTCAATATTGTTTCTAACTTCATGACTTTTTTTATAACACTACTGACAATTGCAGCCAATATAAGACAAAAGTGTCAACACTGCAGAATAACAACAGTGTGGACGCAAGTCAAAGCGCTACTGCTTAGGTAGTGGTTCAAATTTCACTAACAACTGTTGTTATCACACTGAagagtgtgttttatcaatgtcaAGGCTTTCTGAGATGAAACAATACCGCAACAGAATAAGGAAGGGTGAGGAAATCAGTCACGGTATAGCTGAAGAAATTGCTCTGGCATTCAGAAGAAGTAATTTAGTAATACCACAAAAACCTAAATTCAATCCCACTTCTCTCAGGTACAAGTTTAGCACCTTAATAAGTGTGCCATTACACTCGACAACTTCTGTAGTTAGGATTGTGTGCCGACATGTTCCACAGAGCAGTTACAGGTGTTAGCAGCCAGCGGGTATGCTGATAGATTAAAAGCAGTCATCACTCTCTTCTGCATACCACTAGTCATTTACCAATAACACTGCAGCTTGTGAAGGATGGAAGTAGTAATGGACATATGAAATATGGGAACAAGTTGAGAAACTTTTAGCAGGCATGTAGAAGTCAtggatgaaaaatgaaatattgtttTGGTTAAACCTCAAACGAGGGAGGATTTATCTTCAGGAAGTGCAACTCTCATTACAGTCACTACGCACACAGACATAAATAGACTGTACTCCAAACTGTCACAACATTAACTTTTCTCTGTCAGAGCAGAGTAGGTAGTAGTTTCTGAATAGTGCACTCCTTACAGTTATATTCAAGGAGAAGATGGGCTACGTGGAGACCAGCTGGAGGAAATGAAGTGGGCAGTCATTTGACTGGAGTATAGTTGACCAGGGAATGCAGTTACCTGTGAAGTAAATCAGACTGTCTGACTGACATGCTCCATCCAATTATCTATGATACTACCACTTGTCACTGGAGAAAATGAAGAATTAGACAAGAAAGTCatttgatgatatatatatatatattgacacaaTGGAATTCgagatattgaatttcctaatgatttctgaaatggaatgtctcttcaactaccattccacgttcaaagtctgttaa
It encodes:
- the LOC124612812 gene encoding putative peptidyl-tRNA hydrolase PTRHD1 yields the protein MSKNLVQYIIMRGDLAKSSKWNAGALVAQACHGVSAVLHLYYNDENVQEYLCDVDRMHKVVLEISDLNSLMELETKLKNKGIHHKTWIEQPENEATCLVVKPYPKEDVAEFFKDLKLFNKKVK